The following are encoded together in the Lathyrus oleraceus cultivar Zhongwan6 chromosome 3, CAAS_Psat_ZW6_1.0, whole genome shotgun sequence genome:
- the LOC127131934 gene encoding glycosyl hydrolase 5 family protein — MRREKHLFLILLLSFSIFASISNSLPLSTNKRWIVDELGKRVKLHCVNWSSHLNAMIGEGLDTISLQNLISQLKELGFNCVRYTWATHMFTRYSMYKVGENFDKLNLIDFRLTIRFYNPSLENITVVEAFDLVIDEFGKQDMMVLVDNHVSDPKWCCDGNDGNGFFGDKDFDPKEWLEGLSNVANRVKGKPQVVAIGLRNELRGPNQNQQNWHKYMSQGATTVYNANPNVLVFVSGLSYDTDLSFLKTNPLNTSIGNKLVYEVHSYAWSSGPRSDWTEKPLNQKCANVMNGLTDKAGFLMSGSNPSALVMSEFGMNMEILDNMNQRFMSCMMVYLVGNDLDWALWAAQGAYYVRKNETRVSETFGLWNIYFRSLRYAEFPQRFQLLHKKLLEPSSNSSKSYIIYHPLSGQCVRVSNNHKLELGDCDWPSKWNQEGQQIKLVENGACIEAISEGSQVKLSSDCKSKQSFWKKLSTSNLHLSILDRQGNYLCLERESPTSPKIVTKKCICVDDSLSCLDDPQSQWFQLVTTNV, encoded by the exons ATGAGGAGAGAAAAACATTTGTTCTTAATTTTACTTTTGTCATTTTCAATTTTTGCATCAATTTCAAACTCTCTTCCTCTCTCAACCAACAAAAGATGGATAGTAGACGAGTTAGGAAAAAGGGTAAAGTTGCATTGTGTTAATTGGTCAAGCCACCTAAATGCAATGATAGGTGAGGGTCTTGACACAATATCCTTACAAAATCTTATATCTCAATTGAAGGAATTAGGATTTAATTGTGTTAGATACACATGGGCTACACATATGTTTACACGTTATTCAATGTATAAAGTTGGAGAAAATTTTGACAAATTGAATCTCATTGATTTTAGGTTAACAATTAGATTTTATAATCCTTCTTTAGAGAATATTACAGTTGTGGAAGCCTTTGATTTGGTGATTGATGAGTTTGGAAAACAAGATATGATGGTTTTGGTTGATAATCATGTTAGTGATCCTAAATGGTGTTGTGATGGGAATGATGGGAATGGATTCTTTGGTGATAAAGATTTTGACCCTAAAGAATGGTTAGAAGGACTTTCCAATGTTGCCAATCGTGTCAAGGGAAAACCTCAG GTTGTGGCAATAGGGCTAAGAAATGAACTAAGAGGTCCAAATCAAAACCAACAAAATTGGCACAAATACATGAGTCAAGGAGCTACAACAGTTTACAATGCAAATCCAAATGTTCTTGTTTTTGTATCAGGCTTGAGCTATGACACTGATTTAAGTTTCTTGAAAACAAATCCTTTAAACACAAGCATAGGTAACAAATTGGTGTACGAGGTACATTCTTATGCCTGGTCAAGTGGGCCACGAAGTGATTGGACTGAGAAACCATTAAACCAAAAATGTGCCAATGTAATGAATGGATTGACCGATAAAGCTGGATTTCTCATGAGTGGTTCCAACCCAAGTGCATTGGTTATGAGTGAATTTGGTATGAACATGGAAATTTTGGATAACATGAACCAAAGATTTATGTCTTGTATGATGGTTTATCTTGTTGGTAATGATTTGGATTGGGCTTTGTGGGCAGCACAAGGTGCATATTATGTAAGAAAGAATGAGACTAGGGTGAGTGAGACATTTGGTTTATGGAATATTTATTTTAGATCACTTCGATATGCAGAATTTCCACAAAGATTTCAACTCTTACACAAAAAGCTTCTAG AACCAAGTTCAAATTCAAGCAAATCCTATATAATATATCATCCATTAAGTGGGCAATGTGTGAGAGTAAGCAATAATCATAAACTTGAATTGGGTGATTGTGATTGGCCAAGTAAGTGGAATCAAGAAGGACAACAAATTAAATTGGTTGAAAATGGTGCTTGCATTGAAGCAATTAGTGAAGGATCTCAAGTGAAGCTCTCAAGTGATTGCAAGAGCAAGCAAAGTTTTTGGAAAAAGTTATCAACATCAAATCTTCATTTGAGTATTTTGGATAGACAAGGAAATTACTTGTGCTTGGAAAGGGAGTCCCCTACTTCACCTAAGATAGTCACGAAAAAATGCATATGTGTGGATGATAGTCTTTCTTGTTTGGATGATCCTCAAAGTCAATGGTTTCAACTAGTTACAACAaatgtgtaa